In Pyrus communis chromosome 8, drPyrComm1.1, whole genome shotgun sequence, one genomic interval encodes:
- the LOC137742672 gene encoding protein SUPPRESSOR OF K(+) TRANSPORT GROWTH DEFECT 1 encodes MYSNFKEQAIEYVKQAVQEDNAGNYAKAFPLYMNALEYFKTHLKYEKNPKIKEAITQKFTEYLRRAEEIRAVLDDGGPGPASNGDAAVATKPKTKPKDGEGGDGEDPEQAKLRAGLNSAIIREKPNVQWNDVAGLESAKQALQEAVILPVKFPQFFTGKRRPWRAFLLYGPPGTGKSYLAKAVATEADSTFFSISSSDLVSKWMGESEKLVSNLFQMARDSAPSIIFIDEIDSLCGTRGEGNESEASRRIKTELLVQMQGVGHNDQKVLVLAATNTPYALDQAIRRRFDKRIYIPLPDLKARQHMFKVHLGDTPHNLTESDFESLARKTDGFSGSDIAVCVKDVLFEPVRKTQDAMFFFKDPKDMWIPCGPKQPGAVQITMQDLAAKGLASLILPPPITKTDFDKVLARQRPTVSKSDLEVHERFTREFGEEG; translated from the exons ATGTATAGCAATTTCAAGGAGCAAGCGATTGAGTACGTGAAGCAAGCCGTGCAGGAAGATAATGCGGGAAATTACGCAAAGGCGTTCCCTTTGTACATGAACGCCTTGGAGTACTTCAAGACCCACTTGAAGTACGAGAAGAACCCTAAGATCAAGGAGGCAATAACCCAGAAGTTCACCGAGTACTTGCGCCGTGCCGAGGAGATTCGGGCGGTGTTGGATGACGGCGGCCCAGGGCCGGCGTCGAACGGGGATGCGGCGGTGGCCACCAAGCCCAAGACCAAGCCCAAAGACGGGGAAGGCGGTGACGGTGAGGATCCTGAGCAGGCGAAGCTCCGGGCGGGGCTGAATTCGGCGATTATAAGGGAAAAGCCCAATGTGCAATGGAATGATGTTGCTGGTTTGGAGAGTGCCAAGCAGGCCTTGCAAGAGGCGGTTATATTGCCGGTCAAATTCCCGCAGTTCTTTACCG GCAAGAGACGGCCGTGGAGGGCATTTCTATTGTATGGGCCTCCTGGAACTGGAAAGTCTTACTTGGCCAAGGCTGTTGCAACTGAGGCAGACTCGACATTTTTCAG TATTTCGTCTTCAGACCTTGTTTCAAAGTGGATGGGTGAGAGTGAAAAGCTAGTTTCAAACCTTTTCCAAATGGCTCGTGATAGTGCACCATCCATTATATTCATCGATGAGATAGATTCCTTATGTGGGACTCGTGGAGAAGGCAATGAGAGTGAAGCGTCTAGACGAATTAAGACGGAACTTCTTGTGCAGATGCAG GGTGTGGGACACAATGATCAGAAAGTTCTTGTTCTCGCAGCAACAAATACTCCATATGCACTAGATCAG GCTATTCGGCGACGTTTCGACAAGCGTATATACATCCCCCTCCCAGATTTAAAGGCTCGACAGCATATGTTCAAA GTGCATCTAGGAGATACTCCTCACAACTTAACAGAAAGTGATTTTGAAAGCTTAGCTCGCAAAACTGATGGCTTTTCTGGTTCTGATATTGCTGTTTGT GTTAAAGACGTTCTCTTTGAACCTGTTCGTAAAACGCAAGATGCCATGTTCTTTTTCAAGGATCCTAAGGATATGTGGATACCATGTGGACCAAAGCAACCAGGTGCTGTCCAAATCACCATGCAGGATCTGGCAGCAAAAGGACTCGCTTCACTG ATCCTTCCGCCTCCTATCACAAAAACAGATTTCGATAAGGTTCTTGCTAGACAGAGGCCTACAGTGAGCAAAAGTGACCTTGAAGTCCATGAGAGATTCACAAGAGAGTTCGGAGAGGAAGGGTGA